The DNA sequence AAGTCGGTCTGGAGGACACGCCCGCGGTGTTCCGCGTGTTCGAGCATTACCAGCCCGACGCGATCATCCACCTGGCGGGCTACATCAGCGTGGGCGAATCGGTGAAGAATCCCGACATGTACTGGCAGAACAACCTGCGCGCGAGCACGAGCCTGATCCTGGCCTGCGCCAAATTTCCCGTGAAGACATTTCTTTTTTCCTCCACCGCCGCCACCTACGGCGACGTGGAAAAAAGCCCGATCCCCGAAACCGCGCCGAACCAGCCGACCTGCGCATACGGCGCTTCCAAGCTGGAATTCGAAAGGCTGCTGCATCAAAGCGGCCGCGTGCTCGGCTTCCGTTCTTTCGCGCTCCGCTATTTCAATGCCTGCGGCGCGAACGTGAAATGGGGAGTGGGCGAAGACCATGATCCCGAAGAGCATCTGATTCCCCGCGTCGTGCGCTGGCTGCGCGAGGGCCGCAAGGTCCAGGTCTACGGCAACGACTATCCGACGCCGGACGGCACCTGCGTGCGCGATTACATCCACGTCAGCGACCTTGCTTCCGCGCATGTCGCCGTGATCGAGTCGCCTCGCATTCCGGGCGGGCAGAGCTTCAACGTGGGTACGGGCACGGGCTATTCGGTGCTGCAGGTGATCCAGGCCGTGGGCGAATACCTGCAGGTCAAGCCGGACATCGAATTCCTGCCGCGCCGCCCCGGAGACCCGGCCACGCTCGTCGCGGACGCGTCCCAGCTCATGTCCAAGCTGGAATGGAAGCCCGAGCATTCGTCGCTGAAAGACATCGTGGCCTCGGCCGTGGAATGGGAAAAAGAGCGCAGCTCCCACGCGGTTCAAAAAGCCTGACCGTCCGAAGTCCCGCTCTCACGATGAGAAACTCTCTTTCACCTTCAAGCATATTCTAGCGTCCCTGCACGGCGGCTTTCTTCTTTTTCTCCCGGTTTGTGGCCTTCGAAATCGTGTGTTATCTTTTCTTTCCCAATCGCATCTCCGGGGTTTTGGAGCGATTCAAAACTATGAGCAAATTCGCCAAAGCACTGCAAAAGATACAGAAGGACATGACGGCGTCCCAGGGCCCCAGGCCCGCAGTCCCCGCCGAGGCCAAGGCCGCGCCCGAACGCGCCTCGTCCACGCGCCTCGAAAAGCACCATTACATGACCGTCCAGGAAGTCAGCGAGTACCTGAAGCTG is a window from the Verrucomicrobiia bacterium genome containing:
- the galE gene encoding UDP-glucose 4-epimerase GalE, which gives rise to MKVLVTGGAGYIGAHVVRHLDECGHVPIILDDLRRSHMRRIGPYICEKVGLEDTPAVFRVFEHYQPDAIIHLAGYISVGESVKNPDMYWQNNLRASTSLILACAKFPVKTFLFSSTAATYGDVEKSPIPETAPNQPTCAYGASKLEFERLLHQSGRVLGFRSFALRYFNACGANVKWGVGEDHDPEEHLIPRVVRWLREGRKVQVYGNDYPTPDGTCVRDYIHVSDLASAHVAVIESPRIPGGQSFNVGTGTGYSVLQVIQAVGEYLQVKPDIEFLPRRPGDPATLVADASQLMSKLEWKPEHSSLKDIVASAVEWEKERSSHAVQKA